The following coding sequences are from one Streptomyces dengpaensis window:
- the ftsY gene encoding signal recognition particle-docking protein FtsY: MDIVILAVVIAVVVIGALGGLVIGSRKRKQLPPPPPAAPDITAPPAEPHVGDEAETPRDEPRRTIEEVDLPESSAPVAVEEPPVVEVPEIEIPEPTAGRLVRLRARLSRSQNALGKGLLTLLSREHLDEDTWEEIEDTLLTADVGVQPTQELVERLRERVKVLGTRTPEQLRGLLREELLQLVGTDFDRTVKTEPEDRKPGIVMVVGVNGTGKTTTTGKLARVLVADGNSVVLGAADTFRAAAAEQLQTWGERVGAHTVRGPEAGDPASVAFDAVKEGKEIGADVVLIDTAGRLHTKTGLMDELGKVKRVIEKHAPLDEILLVLDATTGQNGLVQARVFAEVVDITGIALTKLDGTAKGGIVIAVQRELGVPVKLVGLGEGADDLAPFEPEAFVDALIGE; the protein is encoded by the coding sequence ATGGACATCGTCATCCTTGCTGTAGTCATCGCCGTGGTCGTCATCGGCGCGCTCGGCGGGCTCGTCATCGGCAGCCGCAAGCGGAAGCAGCTGCCCCCGCCGCCCCCGGCCGCTCCGGACATCACCGCCCCTCCGGCCGAGCCGCACGTCGGCGACGAGGCCGAGACGCCGCGCGACGAACCGCGCCGCACGATAGAGGAAGTGGATCTTCCGGAGTCCTCGGCTCCCGTCGCCGTCGAGGAACCGCCGGTCGTCGAAGTTCCCGAGATCGAGATCCCCGAGCCGACCGCCGGACGCCTCGTCCGGCTGCGCGCCCGGCTCTCCCGCTCACAGAACGCGCTCGGCAAGGGGCTGCTCACGCTCCTGTCGCGCGAGCACCTCGACGAGGACACCTGGGAGGAGATCGAGGACACGCTGCTCACCGCCGACGTCGGCGTGCAGCCCACCCAGGAGCTGGTCGAGCGGCTGCGTGAGCGGGTGAAGGTGCTCGGCACGCGGACGCCGGAGCAGCTGCGCGGCCTGCTGCGCGAGGAGCTGCTCCAGCTGGTCGGCACCGATTTCGACCGCACGGTGAAGACCGAGCCGGAGGACCGCAAGCCCGGCATCGTGATGGTCGTCGGCGTCAACGGCACCGGCAAGACCACCACCACCGGCAAGCTCGCCCGCGTTCTCGTCGCCGACGGCAACAGCGTCGTCCTCGGCGCCGCCGACACCTTCCGCGCGGCCGCCGCCGAGCAGCTGCAGACCTGGGGCGAGCGGGTGGGCGCGCACACCGTCCGCGGCCCCGAGGCCGGTGACCCCGCCTCCGTCGCCTTCGACGCGGTCAAGGAGGGCAAGGAGATCGGCGCCGACGTCGTCCTCATCGACACGGCCGGCCGCCTGCACACCAAGACCGGCCTCATGGACGAGCTCGGCAAGGTCAAGCGCGTGATCGAGAAGCACGCGCCGCTGGACGAGATCCTGCTCGTCCTCGACGCGACCACCGGCCAGAACGGCCTGGTCCAGGCGCGCGTCTTCGCCGAGGTCGTCGACATCACCGGCATCGCGCTGACGAAGCTCGACGGCACCGCCAAGGGCGGCATCGTCATCGCCGTGCAGCGCGAGCTGGGCGTACCGGTCAAGCTGGTGGGTCTGGGCGAGGGCGCGGACGATCTGGCGCCGTTCGAGCCGGAGGCGTTCGTGGATGCGCTTATCGGAGAGTGA
- the ftsH gene encoding ATP-dependent zinc metalloprotease FtsH: protein MSNAAPPRKAPDQPWRTEGTPPEPTPPPSGRWKVPGGRWGGLVLAALVVFVIANLALSFFNQGNEPTVSYTEFSRQVDDNNVSKIYSKGDAIQGQLKNAQDNPEGDGKYTKFKTQRPSFADDQIWADLAKNNVTVTASPVVQQRSFLSNLLISLAPIVLLVLVWVFVARRMRSGLGGAGGMLGRKAPPKPVELVPGAKRTCFKDVAGIEEVKGELNDVVDFLKNPDAYRRMGAKMPRGVLLTGPPGTGKTLLARAVAGEAGVPFFSASASEFIEMIVGVGASRVRELFAEARKVAPSIIFIDEIDTIGRARGGGAAMGGHDEREQTLNQILTEMDGFSGEEGVIVIAATNRADVLDPALTRPGRFDRIVNVSPPDRGGREAILQIHTRDIPLAPDVDLAQVARTTPGMTGADLANLANEAALLAVKRQQNQVTRTDLSEALEKVQLGAERPLVMPAEERRRTAYHESGHALLGMLQPGADPVRKVTIVPRGRALGVTLSTPEADRYSYTEEYLRGRIIGALGGMAAEHVVFEVITTGSENDLEQVTNIVRGMVGRWGMSERVGRLSALPNDAQQAYGLAAAPGTLDSIDHEMRRIVDECYEEACLKLREHRHQLDALAEALLASETLEEAEAYRIAGIPRMTKEE from the coding sequence ATGAGCAATGCTGCGCCGCCGCGCAAGGCTCCTGACCAGCCGTGGCGTACCGAGGGGACTCCGCCCGAGCCGACGCCGCCGCCTTCTGGCAGGTGGAAGGTGCCCGGCGGCCGCTGGGGCGGCTTGGTCCTGGCCGCCCTCGTCGTGTTCGTGATCGCCAACCTGGCGTTGTCCTTCTTCAACCAGGGCAACGAGCCGACGGTCTCGTACACCGAGTTCAGCAGGCAGGTCGACGACAACAACGTCAGCAAGATCTACTCCAAGGGTGACGCGATCCAGGGTCAGCTCAAGAACGCCCAGGACAACCCGGAGGGCGACGGCAAGTACACCAAGTTCAAGACCCAGCGCCCGTCCTTCGCGGACGACCAGATCTGGGCGGACCTGGCCAAGAACAACGTCACGGTGACCGCATCGCCGGTGGTCCAGCAGCGCAGCTTCCTGTCCAACCTCCTGATCTCGCTCGCCCCGATCGTGCTCCTGGTCCTCGTGTGGGTCTTCGTCGCCCGCCGGATGAGATCGGGTTTGGGCGGTGCCGGCGGCATGCTCGGCCGCAAGGCACCCCCGAAGCCGGTCGAACTGGTGCCCGGCGCCAAGCGCACCTGCTTCAAAGACGTCGCCGGTATCGAAGAGGTCAAGGGCGAGCTGAACGACGTCGTGGACTTCCTCAAGAACCCGGACGCGTACCGCAGGATGGGCGCGAAGATGCCCCGGGGCGTGCTGCTGACCGGCCCGCCCGGCACGGGAAAGACCCTGCTCGCGCGGGCGGTCGCGGGGGAGGCGGGAGTTCCGTTCTTCTCGGCCTCGGCATCGGAGTTCATCGAGATGATCGTGGGCGTGGGCGCCTCCCGCGTCCGCGAACTCTTCGCCGAAGCCCGCAAAGTGGCCCCCTCTATCATCTTCATCGACGAGATCGACACCATCGGCCGCGCCCGTGGCGGCGGCGCCGCCATGGGCGGCCACGACGAGCGCGAGCAGACGCTGAACCAGATCCTCACCGAGATGGACGGCTTCTCGGGCGAGGAGGGCGTCATCGTCATCGCCGCGACGAACCGCGCGGACGTCCTGGACCCGGCGCTCACCCGCCCCGGCCGCTTCGACCGCATCGTCAACGTCTCACCCCCCGACCGCGGCGGCCGCGAGGCGATCCTGCAGATCCACACGCGTGACATCCCGCTCGCGCCGGATGTGGACCTGGCGCAGGTGGCCCGTACGACGCCGGGCATGACCGGCGCGGATCTGGCCAACCTCGCCAACGAGGCGGCCCTGCTCGCGGTCAAGCGCCAGCAGAACCAGGTGACGCGGACGGATCTCTCCGAGGCGTTGGAGAAGGTACAGCTGGGCGCCGAACGGCCTCTGGTGATGCCCGCGGAGGAACGCCGCCGAACCGCCTACCACGAGAGCGGCCACGCCCTCCTCGGCATGCTCCAGCCGGGCGCCGACCCGGTCCGCAAGGTCACGATCGTCCCGCGCGGTCGTGCCCTGGGCGTCACACTCTCCACCCCGGAGGCCGACAGGTACTCGTACACGGAGGAATACCTGCGCGGCCGCATCATCGGCGCCCTGGGCGGCATGGCCGCCGAACACGTCGTCTTCGAAGTCATCACCACCGGCTCCGAGAACGACCTCGAACAGGTCACCAACATCGTCCGCGGCATGGTCGGCCGCTGGGGCATGAGCGAACGAGTCGGCCGCCTCTCCGCCCTCCCCAACGACGCCCAGCAGGCCTACGGCCTCGCCGCGGCGCCCGGAACCCTCGACTCGATCGACCACGAAATGCGCCGCATCGTCGACGAGTGCTACGAGGAGGCCTGCCTGAAGCTCCGCGAACACCGCCACCAACTGGACGCCCTGGCGGAAGCACTGCTGGCGAGCGAGACGCTAGAGGAGGCGGAGGCGTACAGGATCGCGGGAATCCCGCGCATGACGAAGGAGGAGTGA
- a CDS encoding bifunctional DNA primase/polymerase — translation MGFTIGSSRGMREIRPGSRRRGRSSECTAVAEFTGLWGWDAVPGARAAGGACSCGKADCRAPGAHPLDFAPAIPAGATLDAVTEAWADFPGAAVMLPVGRAFDVLEVAEPAGRRALVRLERMGLPLGPVTVTPDGRAHFFVAPGSAAELPDLLYRMGWDDASLDLHGLGPGTYVTAPPSDRGGLGPVRWLRSPALDSATRPPAARLLLGTLAYVAHRSRA, via the coding sequence ATGGGCTTCACGATCGGCAGCAGTCGGGGGATGCGCGAAATCCGGCCCGGCTCGCGGCGCCGCGGCCGCTCGTCGGAGTGCACCGCCGTGGCCGAGTTCACCGGACTGTGGGGCTGGGACGCGGTCCCGGGCGCGCGGGCCGCAGGCGGGGCGTGCTCGTGCGGCAAGGCCGACTGCCGCGCACCGGGTGCGCATCCGCTGGATTTCGCCCCGGCGATCCCGGCCGGCGCCACACTCGACGCAGTGACCGAGGCCTGGGCCGACTTCCCGGGTGCCGCCGTCATGCTGCCGGTCGGCCGCGCCTTCGACGTGCTCGAGGTCGCCGAGCCCGCCGGGCGCCGCGCGCTGGTCCGCCTCGAACGCATGGGGCTCCCCCTCGGACCGGTCACGGTCACCCCGGACGGCCGCGCCCACTTCTTCGTCGCCCCCGGCTCCGCGGCCGAGCTGCCCGACCTGCTCTACCGCATGGGCTGGGACGACGCGTCCCTCGACCTGCACGGCCTGGGTCCCGGTACGTATGTCACGGCCCCGCCCTCCGACCGTGGCGGCCTCGGCCCGGTCCGCTGGCTCCGCTCCCCGGCCCTGGACTCGGCGACAAGGCCACCGGCGGCTCGTCTGCTGCTGGGGACGCTGGCTTACGTGGCGCACCGGTCGCGGGCATAG
- a CDS encoding [protein-PII] uridylyltransferase, producing the protein MTSTETRTEAEDSGPSGYAAARLRLLQEGARSGPPRRSALAELTDDWLTGLFTAGSDGLRGLSLVAVGGYGRGELSPRSDLDLLLLHDGGDSGAVSTLADRIWYPVWDLGLALDHSVRTPAEARKTAGEDLKAQLGLLDARHIAGDLGLTAGLRTAVLADWRNQAPKRLPELQELCAERAERQGELQYLLEPDLKEARGGLRDATALRAVAASWLADAPREGLADARRRLLDVRDALHLTTGRATDRLSLQEQDQVAAELGLLDADTLLRQVYEAARVVSYASDVTWREVGRVLRSRSARPRLRSMLGGGKPVAERSPLAEGVVEQDGEAVLARAARPERDPVLPLRAAAAAAEAGLPLSLHAVRRMAAAARPLPTPWPAEAREQLVTLLGSGRPTVDVWEALEAEGLITRLLPDWERVRCRPQRNAVHIWTVDRHLIETAVRASALTRRVGRPDLLLVASLLHDIGKGWPGDHSVAGEIIARDVAARIGFDRADVAVLATLVRHHLLLIDTATRRDLEDPATVRSVAEAVGSQGTLELLHALTEADALATGPAAWSSWRGSLVADLVKRVSAVLAGDVPEEPEAAAPTAEQERLAIEAFRTGGPVLALRAQTEPPAEEGSGDPEPLGVELLIAVRDQPGVLPAVAGVLAMHRLTVRTAELRALDLPDGVEGSVLLLNWRVAAEYGSLPQAARLRADLVRALDGSLDITARLAERDAAYPRRRGTIAPPPRVTVASAASRHATVIEVRAHDAPGLLHRIGRALEDANVRVRSMHVSTLGANAVDAFYVTGTKGAPLPGEDAASVARALEETLRG; encoded by the coding sequence GTGACGAGTACGGAAACGCGTACGGAAGCAGAGGACTCGGGACCCAGCGGCTACGCGGCGGCCCGGCTGCGCCTCCTCCAGGAGGGGGCGCGGTCCGGGCCGCCGCGCCGTTCCGCCCTGGCGGAACTGACCGACGACTGGCTGACCGGCCTGTTCACCGCGGGCTCGGACGGCCTGCGCGGACTCTCCCTGGTCGCCGTCGGCGGCTACGGCCGCGGTGAACTCTCCCCCCGCAGCGACCTTGACCTGCTCCTCCTGCACGACGGCGGCGACTCCGGCGCGGTCTCCACGCTCGCCGACCGCATCTGGTACCCCGTCTGGGACCTCGGCCTGGCCCTCGACCACTCCGTCCGTACGCCCGCCGAGGCCCGCAAGACCGCCGGCGAGGACCTCAAGGCGCAGCTCGGCCTGCTGGACGCCCGGCACATCGCGGGCGACCTCGGCCTCACCGCCGGACTGCGTACGGCCGTCCTCGCCGACTGGCGCAACCAGGCGCCGAAACGCCTCCCCGAACTCCAGGAGCTCTGCGCCGAGCGGGCCGAGCGCCAGGGTGAGCTGCAGTACCTCCTCGAACCGGACCTCAAGGAGGCGCGCGGCGGGTTGCGCGACGCCACCGCCCTGCGCGCCGTCGCCGCCTCCTGGCTCGCGGACGCGCCCCGCGAGGGCCTCGCCGACGCCCGGCGACGCCTTCTGGACGTCCGTGACGCGCTGCACCTCACCACCGGACGCGCCACCGACCGTCTCTCGCTCCAGGAGCAGGACCAGGTCGCCGCGGAACTGGGTCTGCTGGACGCCGACACCCTGCTGCGCCAGGTGTACGAGGCCGCGCGCGTCGTCTCGTACGCCAGTGATGTGACGTGGCGCGAAGTGGGGCGCGTGCTGCGATCGCGTTCCGCGCGCCCGCGCCTGCGCTCCATGCTGGGCGGCGGCAAGCCAGTCGCCGAGCGCTCGCCCCTCGCGGAGGGCGTGGTCGAGCAGGACGGCGAGGCAGTGCTCGCGCGTGCCGCGCGCCCCGAACGCGACCCCGTGCTTCCGCTGCGGGCGGCGGCCGCCGCCGCGGAGGCGGGCCTCCCGCTCTCCCTGCACGCCGTACGGCGCATGGCCGCCGCCGCGCGCCCCCTGCCCACGCCCTGGCCCGCCGAGGCGCGCGAACAGCTCGTCACGCTCCTCGGCTCGGGCCGCCCGACCGTCGATGTCTGGGAGGCGCTGGAAGCGGAGGGGCTGATCACGCGGCTGCTGCCCGACTGGGAGCGGGTGCGCTGCCGGCCGCAGCGCAACGCTGTGCACATCTGGACCGTCGACCGTCACCTCATCGAGACGGCCGTCCGCGCCTCCGCGCTGACCCGCCGCGTAGGACGGCCCGACCTGCTGCTCGTCGCCTCCCTGCTGCACGACATCGGCAAGGGCTGGCCCGGCGACCACTCCGTGGCGGGCGAGATCATCGCGCGGGACGTGGCCGCCCGGATCGGCTTCGACCGCGCCGACGTGGCCGTGCTCGCCACCCTCGTACGCCACCATCTGCTGCTCATCGACACGGCGACCCGGCGCGACCTGGAGGACCCGGCGACCGTCCGCTCGGTCGCCGAGGCGGTCGGCTCGCAGGGCACCCTGGAGCTGCTGCACGCGCTGACCGAGGCGGACGCGCTGGCCACGGGGCCCGCCGCCTGGTCCTCATGGCGCGGCTCCCTCGTCGCCGACCTCGTCAAGCGCGTCTCGGCGGTGCTCGCCGGGGACGTCCCCGAGGAGCCCGAGGCCGCGGCCCCCACGGCCGAGCAGGAGCGGCTCGCGATCGAGGCCTTCCGGACCGGCGGACCCGTACTGGCGCTGCGCGCGCAGACGGAGCCGCCGGCCGAGGAGGGCTCCGGCGACCCGGAGCCGCTGGGCGTGGAGCTCCTCATCGCCGTGCGCGACCAGCCCGGCGTGCTCCCCGCCGTCGCGGGCGTCCTCGCCATGCACCGGCTGACCGTCCGCACCGCCGAGCTGCGCGCCCTCGACCTGCCCGACGGCGTCGAGGGCTCGGTGCTGCTGCTCAACTGGCGGGTGGCCGCCGAGTACGGTTCCCTGCCGCAGGCCGCCCGTCTGCGCGCCGACCTCGTACGCGCCCTGGACGGCTCGCTCGACATCACGGCCCGGCTCGCCGAACGCGATGCCGCCTACCCGCGCCGCCGGGGGACGATCGCGCCGCCGCCCCGTGTGACGGTCGCCTCGGCCGCCTCGCGCCATGCCACGGTCATCGAGGTCCGCGCCCATGACGCCCCCGGCCTGCTGCACCGCATCGGGCGGGCCCTGGAGGACGCGAACGTCCGGGTGCGGAGCATGCACGTCTCGACGCTCGGCGCCAACGCCGTGGACGCCTTCTACGTGACCGGCACGAAGGGCGCGCCCCTGCCGGGGGAGGATGCGGCTTCGGTGGCGCGTGCGCTGGAGGAGACGTTGCGGGGGTGA
- a CDS encoding ammonium transporter: MAPAITLAAEAPTLSAANTGFMLICSALVMLMTPGLAFFYGGMVRVKSTLNMLMMSFISLGIVTILWVLYGFSLAFGTDSGSLIGWNSDWVGLSNIGLTELWDGYTIPIFVFMVFQLMFAIITPALISGALADRVKFTAWALFIALWATVVYFPVAHWVWGAGGWAFELGVIDFAGGTAVHINAGAAALGVILVIGKRVGFKKDPMRPHSLPLVMLGAGLLWFGWFGFNAGSWLGNDDGVGALMFVNTQIATAAAMLAWLIYEKIRHGAFTTLGAASGAVSGLVAITPSGGAVSPLGAIAVGAIAGLLCAMAVGLKYKFGYDDSLDVVGVHLVGGVVGSLLVGLFASGKGQSTVEGLFYGGGMTQFWKQCAGVFAVLAYSLIVSAILAFVIDKTMGMRVTEDDEIAGIDQAEHAETAYDFSGAGGGAARTAVPAAAGTESKKVDA, from the coding sequence ATGGCACCAGCCATCACCCTTGCCGCAGAGGCACCCACGCTGTCTGCCGCCAACACAGGGTTCATGCTCATCTGTTCCGCCCTGGTGATGCTCATGACCCCGGGCCTGGCCTTCTTCTACGGAGGCATGGTCCGCGTCAAGAGCACCCTGAACATGCTGATGATGAGCTTCATCAGCCTCGGGATCGTCACCATCCTGTGGGTGCTGTACGGCTTCTCCCTCGCCTTCGGCACCGACTCCGGCAGCCTCATCGGATGGAACTCCGACTGGGTCGGCCTCAGCAACATCGGCCTGACGGAGCTGTGGGACGGATACACCATCCCGATCTTCGTCTTCATGGTCTTCCAGCTGATGTTCGCGATCATCACGCCCGCCCTGATAAGCGGTGCCCTCGCGGACCGAGTGAAGTTCACCGCATGGGCGCTGTTCATCGCCCTGTGGGCCACGGTCGTCTACTTCCCGGTCGCCCACTGGGTCTGGGGCGCCGGCGGCTGGGCCTTCGAGCTGGGCGTGATCGACTTCGCCGGTGGCACGGCGGTGCACATCAACGCCGGTGCCGCGGCGCTCGGCGTGATCCTGGTCATCGGCAAGCGCGTCGGCTTCAAGAAGGACCCGATGCGTCCGCACAGCCTCCCGCTGGTCATGCTCGGCGCCGGTCTCCTGTGGTTCGGCTGGTTCGGATTCAACGCCGGTTCGTGGCTCGGCAACGACGACGGCGTCGGCGCGCTGATGTTCGTCAACACGCAGATCGCCACCGCCGCCGCCATGCTCGCCTGGCTCATCTACGAGAAGATCCGCCACGGCGCGTTCACCACGCTGGGTGCCGCCTCCGGTGCGGTCTCGGGCCTCGTCGCCATCACTCCGTCGGGTGGTGCGGTCTCCCCGCTCGGCGCGATCGCCGTCGGCGCCATCGCCGGTCTGCTGTGCGCCATGGCCGTCGGCCTGAAGTACAAGTTCGGCTACGACGACTCCCTCGACGTGGTCGGCGTCCACCTCGTCGGCGGTGTCGTCGGCTCCCTGCTCGTCGGCCTCTTCGCCAGCGGCAAGGGCCAGTCCACCGTCGAGGGTCTCTTCTACGGCGGCGGCATGACCCAGTTCTGGAAGCAGTGCGCCGGTGTCTTCGCCGTCCTCGCCTACTCCCTCATCGTCTCCGCGATCCTCGCCTTCGTCATCGACAAGACGATGGGCATGCGCGTCACCGAGGACGATGAGATCGCGGGCATCGACCAGGCGGAGCACGCCGAGACCGCATACGACTTCAGCGGTGCCGGCGGCGGCGCGGCCCGCACCGCCGTCCCGGCCGCCGCGGGCACCGAGAGCAAGAAGGTGGACGCATGA
- the ffh gene encoding signal recognition particle protein, with translation MFDTLSDRLSATFKNLRGKGRLSEADIDATAREIRIALLEADVALPVVRAFIKNVKDRALGSDVSKALNPAQQVLKIVNDELVTILGGETRRLRFAKQPPTVIMLAGLQGAGKTTLAGKLAKWLKDQGHSPLLVAADLQRPNAVNQLSVVAERAGVAVYAPEPGNGAGDPVKVAKDSIEFAKAKVHDIVIVDTAGRLGIDQEMMQQAAHIRDVVSPDEILFVVDAMIGQDAVNTAEAFRDGVGFDGVVLSKLDGDARGGAALSIRHMTGKPIMFASNGEKLDDFDAFHPDRMASRILDMGDLLTLIEQAEKTFSQEEAEKMASKLASKKGQDFTLDDFLAQMEQVRKMGSISKLLGMLPGMGQIKDQINDLDERDVDRTAAIIKSMTPAERQEPTIINGSRRARIARGSGVEVSAVKNLVERFFEARKMMSRMAQGGGMPGMPGMPGMGGGPGRTKKKQKQAKGKQRSGNPMKRKQQELEEAQRREAGAQPGGAFGLPQQGGQDFELPDEFKKFMG, from the coding sequence GTGTTCGATACCCTCTCAGACCGCCTCAGCGCGACTTTCAAAAACCTCCGCGGGAAAGGCCGGCTCTCCGAGGCGGACATCGACGCCACGGCCCGCGAGATCCGTATCGCACTCCTCGAAGCGGATGTGGCCCTGCCGGTTGTCCGGGCCTTCATCAAGAACGTGAAGGACAGGGCACTCGGGAGCGATGTCTCCAAGGCGCTGAACCCCGCCCAGCAGGTCCTGAAGATCGTCAACGACGAGCTCGTCACGATCCTCGGCGGTGAGACCCGCCGCCTCCGCTTCGCCAAGCAGCCGCCCACCGTGATCATGCTCGCGGGTCTGCAGGGTGCCGGTAAGACCACGCTCGCCGGAAAGCTCGCCAAGTGGCTCAAGGACCAGGGCCACTCCCCGCTCCTGGTCGCCGCCGACCTCCAGCGCCCGAACGCCGTGAACCAGCTCAGCGTCGTCGCCGAGCGCGCGGGCGTCGCTGTCTACGCGCCGGAGCCGGGCAACGGCGCCGGCGACCCGGTCAAGGTCGCCAAGGACTCCATCGAGTTCGCGAAGGCGAAGGTCCACGACATCGTGATCGTGGACACCGCGGGCCGCCTCGGCATCGACCAGGAGATGATGCAGCAGGCCGCGCACATCCGCGACGTCGTCTCCCCGGACGAGATCCTCTTCGTCGTCGACGCGATGATCGGTCAGGACGCGGTGAACACTGCCGAGGCCTTCCGCGACGGCGTCGGCTTCGACGGTGTGGTGCTCTCCAAGCTCGACGGTGACGCCCGCGGTGGTGCGGCCCTGTCGATCCGCCACATGACCGGCAAGCCGATCATGTTCGCGTCGAACGGCGAGAAGCTCGACGACTTCGACGCCTTCCACCCTGACCGGATGGCTTCCCGCATCCTCGACATGGGTGACCTGCTCACCCTGATCGAGCAGGCGGAGAAGACGTTCAGCCAGGAAGAGGCCGAGAAGATGGCCTCCAAGTTGGCGTCCAAGAAGGGCCAGGACTTCACCCTGGACGACTTCCTGGCCCAGATGGAGCAGGTCCGGAAGATGGGCAGCATCAGCAAGCTGCTCGGCATGCTCCCGGGCATGGGCCAGATCAAGGACCAGATCAACGACCTCGACGAGCGCGACGTCGACCGCACGGCCGCCATCATCAAGTCGATGACCCCGGCCGAGCGCCAGGAGCCGACGATCATCAACGGCTCGCGCCGCGCCCGTATCGCCCGCGGTTCGGGTGTCGAGGTCAGCGCCGTCAAGAACCTCGTCGAGCGCTTCTTCGAGGCCCGCAAGATGATGTCCCGCATGGCCCAGGGCGGCGGTATGCCGGGGATGCCCGGGATGCCGGGCATGGGCGGCGGTCCCGGCCGGACCAAGAAGAAGCAGAAGCAGGCCAAGGGCAAGCAGCGCTCCGGCAACCCGATGAAGCGCAAGCAGCAGGAGCTGGAGGAGGCGCAGCGCCGCGAGGCCGGCGCTCAGCCGGGTGGGGCCTTCGGCCTGCCGCAGCAGGGCGGCCAGGACTTCGAGCTGCCGGACGAGTTCAAGAAGTTCATGGGCTGA
- a CDS encoding P-II family nitrogen regulator: protein MKLITAVVKPHRLDEIKEALQAFGVQGLTVTEASGYGRQRGHTEVYRGAEYTVDLVPKIRIEVLVEDEDAEQLIDVVVKAARTGKIGDGKVWSIPVETAVRVRTGERGPDAL from the coding sequence ATGAAGCTCATCACCGCCGTCGTGAAGCCGCACCGGCTCGACGAGATCAAGGAAGCCCTTCAGGCGTTCGGGGTGCAGGGTCTGACGGTCACCGAGGCCAGTGGCTACGGTCGGCAGCGGGGCCACACCGAGGTCTACCGTGGCGCTGAGTACACGGTCGACCTGGTTCCCAAGATCCGCATCGAGGTGCTGGTCGAGGACGAGGACGCCGAACAGCTCATCGATGTCGTCGTGAAGGCGGCCCGCACCGGCAAGATCGGTGACGGCAAGGTCTGGTCCATCCCGGTCGAGACCGCCGTCCGGGTCCGGACGGGCGAGCGCGGCCCGGACGCGCTGTAA